The Ascochyta rabiei chromosome 3, complete sequence genome segment ATTGAGCTGATCGGCACCCTGGTTCTACCGGCCGCCATTGCCTTTACCTTCTACCTGGGTAAGGCTTCGTACGCGAGGATGGAATGGTGTAGAGTGCTGACACTTTCTAGTTGCCATCGCCATCAAAGCAGCCGTTCTCCACACGGCGGCACCCGTCATCCCCCTTATCCTTCTTGCGCTCATTTTGGGACTGCCAGCGCTTCTGATTGTCATGACGGCTCACAGCTGGTCTTATGTTGCGTGGATGTTTGTTTACCTGCTGTCCCTTCCGATATGGAACTTTGTTCTTCCCACGTACGCGTTCTGGAAGTTTGATGATTTCAGCTGGGGCGACACACGGAAGACGTCGGGcgagaagacgaagaaggcGGGTCTGGAGTATGAAGGCGAATTCGACAGCAGCAAGATCACGATGCGAAGATGGCACGACTTTGAAGCAGGTAAGGCGCACCCTCTTCCCCTGACGATGTTTGTCACTAATGTTGAGCGCCCACAGAGCGGAGACTTAAGACACCTGGTGGCGGGTGGTCACAGACGACGTCGGCTGGGTggccgcagcagcagcagcagcagcagcagcagggaTACGAGACGTACTATGACAATTGATTTTCGCATGACGGCGTTGCTTGGGAAGGAGAGCCGTGCTGTCGCCTGGGCGGGGAGCTAAAGGACTGCACCTTGTACCACATTTCTTCTCACAGCATGGCTAGGATGGTCGGATGCATGCTCACGCCATGGTGGTCCTTGTAGATTTGGGAAGGGGTCGGTACAGAGGCCCTCTAGACTAATTGTAGACATTAATTCATCTATCTATTCATTCATCCATTTTTCATTCATCCATTCATTCATCCGTCTATTTGTTTGTGTATTTAATTATTCATTTATGAATTCATCTATCCATTCATTCCTCTATTACTtgatccatccatccattcATTCATCTATTACTTCATCCATCCATGCAGCGTTGAAGCTCGCGCGAATAAGACGAGGGAGGTAGCTTGTTGCATGTCACGCTTTTACCCTGACACTGCCGTCTCCCCTGTGCACAGAGGGCGTTGTGTCGTGCCAGCGACTGTGTGCACGGCATACTCGTGCGAACCTTGGCTCGAGGTCCCCCGTCACACACAGCAACGGAGCGTGGGCGGCAGGCAGGCCGGTGCTGCTCTCGTGCCCTGTCTGGGACCGCATGTGGACTGACATTATCTCGTCTCGCTTGCTGACACCCTGACACGGGCGCAGGACGCCCAAAGCGGGCGTGGAGCCACAGGGGCGGTTTGGGCGCGCTGGCGAGTAGGCTCCGAGTGATTCGCTCCACGCATGAAGCTGTGCGACGTCGCCAGCTCGCAGGACCCGCAGAGGGTTGAACGTTGTCGTGTTGTGTTGGCAGGGCCATGTGAGCTGTAGCACAGACACAGACCCCCGCCTTTGCTGGTTGGAGAAAAACGGTTGTGCAACTGCACGCCTGGAAGCACGCTGTGCCGGCCGCTCAGGCCTGGCTGACAGACAGTGGGCGACAGGCGGTCGCTGGCTTCTGCACAGCGACGAGCACAGCTGCTGCAGGGGGGGCGAGGACGTGGAGAGGGGTGTGTTTGTGTGCGCCAAAGGCATCTTGGGCACCAAGACAGCATAGCATGCATTGCCGGTGTTGGGGAGATGGGCGTGTTTGCTCGACGCAATAGCGCGCCTCGCGAACCACAGCCTTCACAGCAGCATCGGCGTGAGGAGCGAGGAGCGAGGAGCGAAAAGCGAGGCCAAGGGTGAGTGAGCGGCCCCTTTGCTGCAGGACCCCAATAGTGCCGCGCAACGAGGGCACCCGGCATGGAGACCCCACCGTGCGCTCAATACTGCAACGCAGCTACGGCAGTCTTCTCGCCTGCAGCTCCCGTGCGTGCAGATGTGCAGGCGAGCAGGACACGAGTCGGCGTGCTCGCTGCTCGGCGTGGTCAGCGTGTGGTTCGGTGTTCCTTACATAGCGCCTGCGTCCACATTGAGTTGTGTCTGGTGTGTCTGGGTGAACGCACGTCGTCCAGTAGCAGCTGCCTCGACCCCACGCTGCCCACGCTGCCAGAGCGATCTGCCGCGCCGCCCACTAGGCGACTGACGGACGGACGGACggactgactgactgactgactgctGCCGTtcgcaccgccgccgccgccgccgccgacagTGCACAGTGCGCCCATCCGCCCTGCTCGCGCCCCAGCTCCTGTCCCAGTGCCTCTGCGACGCATCCTGGCTGGCCGACACACCGACAGCGGGCTGCCATGACCAGCCCGCACTCCTCGCTGCCACACGACGACGAGCACCACCTCACGGCCGCGCCACCCAACGACGTCACCCTGAGTTCTCTGGCCGACGCAGACACGGGCGCGGGCCCAGCCACAGACTCGAGCCCAAGCCCAAGCCCAGGCTCAAGCTCAAGCTCAAGCTCCAGCTCCTCGACGTCCTCCAACGCACTCGCTGCCACAGCGACACTCGCCACGCTGTCGGACAGCAGGCCGCTCGCCAGCCACGCAGAAGATGAAgtcggcgacgacgacgacgacgacgacgacgacgacgacgacgacgacgagagCGGGGGCATATCCTTAGCACACTTGACCGCAACCTGGGCCGCACAGCCTGCGCCGTCTCCCCCGCCTGCCCTGCTCTCCCACGCCCTGAGCTCCGCAGGCAGCCACCTGCACGCCGCCATGGCCCACTTCCACGCCTTCGCACTCGCTCACGACACAGTGCCCCCGCCGACCAGCGACATGACCTCGTTCCACATCAGCAACGTCCACCTGCCCCCGCCCCCGCCCCCGCCCCTGCCCCCGCCCCCACCCTACCTGGGCCACCTGTCGAGCTCCGAGTCCTCGCTCGAGCCCCCGCCCACCCACTACGAGGCCCATCTCAGCATCAGAGACAAGGCCCAATTCGTCCCCATCACCTCCTTCTTCCACTACCTGACCCCGGAGAAGCCCACCGTGCCTGGGCTCGACCTCGTCCACGTCCCAGACGTCATCACGCGGGACGACCTGCAGGGCGACAAGTACGACTTCCAGGCCATCGACTGGACCATACGCAATACCACAAGATCTTCAGTACGAAGCAGACGCAGAGAATGCGAAGAGGGGAGGTTGTCGCCCAGCCTGAAGGAGACGCGCATGGTAGGCAAGCCGTCCAGCCGATGCTGGCCCAACACTGACGCAGACCAGCAGTGGACCCCTCCAATCCCCAGCACGGACAACTTCTTCTCATTTCGAAGAAACACGACTTCGCATCGTGCTTACTTTCCCCACTTTCAGCTCCGGAACGTCCTGGCGGCCACCTCCAGGAACGACGTCTTCTACGCCGCAGGCCACAAGGTCTTCCGCACCGACGCCGAGGGCTCGCCTGCCGAAGCCATCATAGACCTGAGCAAGAAGCTAGCCCTAAACGGTTCCATCACCACGATCGCGACGCTCAACGACGTCTTGATAGCAGGTGCTTTCGAAGGCGAGTATGCCATCACCGACCTGTCGTCCACAACAGACACGCCTTGCACTTTCGGCCGCACGTCAGACTTCACCTCGGATGCCAAGTCGAAGATTGTGAACCACCTGCACCTTTTCGAATCCCGGACCACAAATCACCCCCAGGGTGTCCTATGCTCCAACGACCACCGACTGCGCATACTCGACTGCGCGACCAACACCTTCACGCACAACTTCCACTACTCAGCTGCCGTCAACTGTTCGGCCACCAGCCCCAATGGTAGAATGCGTGTGGTAGTGGGCGACTTCCAAGAAACGCTCATTACGAATGCCGAAACAGGACGGCCTTTTGAGTCGCTCACGACTCACACCGACGATGCCTTTGCGTGCGCCTGGGCAGATGACGGTATCCACGTCGCGACCGCAGCCCAAGACTCCACCATTGTCGTCTGGGACGCCCGATATTGGGCCAAGCCCCTTACGGTCCTTACGAGCGAGCTCAGTATTCCCCGCGCTCTGCGCTTCTCACCGATCGGCTCAGGGCCACGAGTCCTCATCGCCGCCGAAGCAGACGACTACGTCAACATCATCAACGCGCAGACATTTGAATCGAAACAGGTGTTCGACTTCTTTGGCCCGCTTGGTGGCGTGACGTTTACGCCCGACGGCCAGTCTCTGTTCATCGCCAACGGGGAACGCAGATTCGGCGGCATCATCGAGCTCGAGCGCACAGGCTGGGCCGAGCCAACCGCGAGACGGCGATCGTTTGACAACGGCCGCGACGAGCTGATGACGGACTGGGCGAGCGACGACGGCCTCGAAAACTGGGGCCGGTCGCATTCGGGCCCGCTGGAACGGCAGCGGAGAGGAGTCGATATGAGCCAGCTTGTCGTATGACGGCGGCTTTGTAGATGTCACAAAAGATGAAAATTTCTCGCCCCCTCTTTGGTAAGCGTATTGGAGGAATTAATCTCAAAGCATGATGGATATTTTttttcctttttttttttttttttcaaCGGCGTTTATAGAGGCGGGCAGGCACATGTTCTGACCAATTTTTTTATTCTTTCTCATCTATATATAATAGCTTTACACACGACATGAACGAACTGGCACTGGCATTGGCATTGGCACTGGCACTGGCACTGGGATTGGCACTGGACTTTTGACTTTGTACGTTTGAACTGGGAGATACCACACACAGCATCATCTATGGACCGGCATTGCGACGGGTGTCGAGACGAGTATTACAATCCAGCATTTTCCCCCTCACTTTCTCCGTGTTTCATCTCCCTCCCCTCCTCACCGCTATCCTCTTCTTCCTGTCTGTCGTGTGTAAACTTGGATCTCGCCATTCTCGGCTTCGTCATACTTCTTCACTGCACCCTTCTTGCCGGTTGTCGTTCACCTCGCGCTCCTCCTCTACAGCTGAACTGAGCTGAGCTGAGCTGATGCCAACACCTGCCCTACCATACCATACTATACTATACCATACCATACCATACCATACCATACCGTACCATACCATACCATGCCATACCATGCCATACCAACGCTAACCGCCTACGTGCACTAGCTCGATCGTTGCCTCTGTTCTTGTAGAGACAAGTCTACAAAGCAGACGACTGGGACGTTGTTTCCTCGTTTTGTTTCATGATGATTTATGACGTTCTGTTCTACGATGTTCTGTGGAGTGTACAGCTATCGATAGGAAAGGAGGGACGAGGCCTGCTAGCGTGATTGCAGAGCCAGCTCGCTTGGTGGCCGTGCTGAAGGACCAGCACAGCTCTTGAGGTTGCAGATGGGCTGGTGATGTGTTGGTTTGTTTCACCCTGTGTCTGTTTGCTTGTTGGTGGTTCAATGCGTGCCCAGTTTGGAAAACGCAGTATCTTGGGGATGAAGAAGATGAAGAAGATGATAAGAGCCAGGCTATGGCCGGGAGATTACGTTTCATTCATTCGCATAAAAGAGCAGGTCTACATGATGTCGCACTTGGTAGGCAGCCCGCAAGGCCCCTCGCCATCCTTCTTCTCCTGAGGACCTGTAGGCTGCTCAGGCACCCTCTGTGTGGTTGGCTCCTTCGCACCGTTTGCTGTTGTGTTTTCTGTTTCTGTTTGTTTTTGTGTTGTAGTGTTTGGCGTCGTGGTATACGCTGGCGCCGCTGCCTTCTTCTCGCTGCCATCTAGTCACGGGTGCGCCTTGGCAACAGCCTCGTAGAAGGCCTTGCCCTGGGCTGTCGCAACGCTGAGCTCGAGAGCACTGGGCTGGCGCGAGCCGTCGCCACCGGAGAAGGTACCTGCGCCCCAGGGCGAACCGCCGTGGATCTCCTCAAGGTTGGAGAGCTGGGCGAATGCCGTCTTGTAGCCGAGCGGGACGTAGATGAAACCGTGGTGTGCCAAGGTCGACATGGCAGCAATTGCTGTGCTCTCCTGACCACCACCCTGGGTGCCTGTGGAGATGAAGATTCCGGCGTATTTGCCCCAGAAGCTCCCTTGTTGCCATTGCTTGCCAGTGCTGTCCCAGAAAGCCTTGAACTGGGCTGGGAAGTTGCCGTAACGGGTGGGAATACCGAAGAGGACACCGTCAAAGCCCTCGAGGTCGGCGGGGTTGTTCAGGGTAGCGATGTCGGTGGGCTTGGGCGGGGCGTACATCTTCTGGAGGACCTCGTCCGAGAGAGTCTCGGGGACCTGGAAGAGTGTAGCATCACCGCCGGCTTCGCGGATGCCCTTCAGCTCAGCTTCAGCCTGTGGAGGTGACGTTAGCAAGATGTGAGAGATGGTTGGCTACACAGCAACAACATACCAATGTCTTGACATGGCCGTACATGGAGTAGTAGACGATAGCGATCTTGGGAGCCATTGCGAAGGATTGGGGGTATCAAGTGCAGGAAGGACGAGGTGGAGAGCTGATCGAGGTGAAAGAAGGGCGGCTGCTGGCTTTATATAGGAGCGTCAACCCCATGCGAGAACGTTCCAGGCCGAGCCAATAAGACCGAGGGCAGCAGCTCGACCATAGCAACGCAGTGCTCTGGGTTTGATCCTATCGATGCCAGTGCTCGGTTTTCCGATCGTGGTCAAGCTTCTCGACGAGCTGCATTAGCGCCCCCAGATGTGGGGCTGAGGTCGATTACAAAAGGCTGACATGCAAGTTGGCAACTCTATCAGGGATTGCGCGACTTGCTTACCTTGCGACACAGCGACTGCGGCACTCTTTCCGTCCCTGGTTGTCGTGCCTTTGTGTTTGACCACGATTGGCAAGGTGTTGATAAGCGGGTCGTGTCCGGGAGAGAGAAGCTTCCGATCCGCATGCAGCTCACAGCGTGCTCCGTAAGCATAAGCATGCAAGATTGTGCATGGACCTAACGCGTTCGGTACTAAGGCTTTCGGCAATGGCGGGGTCATCAATTGGCGAGGAAACGGTCGACTGCACATACATCGACAGCCTTACGGCAGCTTCTGTTCTATCTCGTCGCGTCGTAAATTCAAACCGCACCAAGCTGTACGCTCTCAGGCTCATGCATCACTTGAGAAGCTTCGGTCAGCTTCAGGGCTCATGCAAACATCAAGCATTGGCAAGATTGGTGAGAGTCGCAAGTAATACATGGTCGTATGTCTAAGTGAACGCTAGAATGCTAGAAGGGTACAACTTCCCGTTGTCCCATGCGTACGCCTGACCgagaaaaagataataaaaGTGTACAGATACTTTTTTGTTTTGTATGCCGGTGGCTCTTTGGCCTGGTATCATCCAGGCTCGCTGCCTGTTCGCATATGGAGTCGTTAAAGTCGTAATGTTGCAAATCGCGATAGGGtacagaagaagagaagtaaAGTCGTCCGTCATCGATCGGTCCACGATCAAGTTGAAATGGAATGTAGCCTCCTGCGGACGCCAGCAAGGAACTCGTCTTCTTCGATGCGCTGGAATGGGCCCTCCGCCTCTTTCTCGTAGAGGCCGGTGCTTCCGTATGGGCCCTTGCCGCTGAATTCGACATTCGCCGGCCAGAGTCCGTCGGTGACGGCTTGCGCCAGAGCAAAGTCGCCGTGGACGGAGCCAAATCCGGGCTCAAAGATACAATCTGCAAAGAAAAGCTCCACATACAGCTCCCGAGGGATGGCGCTCTTAGCACGTCGCTGGACCAAGGCACGAGCCTGTTGCAGCAACTTCTGTAATGCATCTGTGGCCTCCTGAGTCGAGCGCCCGTGCTCGTGGCCACACAGGTGAAGCGCGCGCACCTGCATGTCGCCCCTGAACCTAGCCTCTTCATGAGAGAAGAGATCGGCGCACACAGATGGAAGAGATATGGACAGAGTCTCAAGCTTGGGGCAGTTGCGGAAGGTCTCGCAAAGGTGCTCACTATCGCTTGGCGATCCAGGGTGAGGGTGCCAAAAGCCATCCTGCGACCTTGGGCTGTGCTCGAGTACCCGAAGTGTCTTACGAGATGCCTTGACAACAGCCATAACCCCATCAATAGTGATGGTAGAGATACAAGTCACGTGGAACTCCTCAAGCTGAGTAGCAGTCCGAGCAATCGCAAAGAGATCGTCATCGGTGATCGGCATGAAGGTGGTATCACCAAAGATCTTCAGCCGCCTCAATTGGCCGAAATTGACGGACTGCAGCGCCCGAAGGTCGATCTGGTTCTCCTTCTCTGCGGCCTGCTGTGAAGTCGGATCGATGCATTGGAGCTCCAATGACTCAATTGGCTTGCCGCATCCAGTCAAGAGGGTCCGCCACGAGAGTGCGTCAAGGTGCCTAACAGTAGTCCATGGGACGGACAGGGACGTGAGATTGGTGCAGTTTTTGAGAGATTCGAAGATCATGCGGTTCGTCTCAGCAGTGTAGAAACCATGGAACCACATGCGCTTGATCTTGGAGGCCAACTCCGGGAAATCGTTGAAGTTCCTCACCGTCTGCCTCAGGGAGGCAAAGGGGTCGCGGTAAACAGCCGTGCCGATGGGACGGTCAATGAGCTCATACAAGGGATAGCTTGATCGTCGGTTGGACAGCTCTGCCCATCGCTGCATGTTGTCAGAATGCGTCTCTTATCGGAGACTGCGTCATGCTTACCTCTCCTCCCTTCCAGCGGCGGATGTACACATTCTTGAGGGCGTATTCCAGGGCCCACTCGTGCCATTGCCAGCAGACGGTTCGAATGGCAGTAATGGCATCCCACTTGAGCATCTCTGGAGGGACGGGGCCTCTCACATAGCGCTGGAGAGTCGGCTTCTGGAGCGGCAGAGGGGCCTGAGACAATCCAAAGGTGTAGGTAGGGCCATCACGAACATTAGCTTCGGCAACCTCTTCGAGGATCTTGGAGAGGATTTCGAACGGGAGCTCCTTGATTTGCATTGAATTATCGATGACGCGTAGGTGCTTATCCGGGGTTCTCGACGATACGAAAGTAAGCTGTAGGTGGTTGCCTTTTTTTTTGGTGGCGATGTGGTATTGCGTCGTAAGTAAGTCGTACGTAGGTAAGTCGTAGGTGAATCGAGATGGGCTTGGCTTAGTCGGGAGGTCTGGACTTCAAGTGAAGGTGGGAAGTTgtctcttatagtcgtaaCACCCCTCCCTCGTCAGAGCTGCAGGGTTTTATTAACAAAGGGCACCGTGGTACGTTGTTAGTCAAGAGTCAAGAGTTTCCCCAGCTCCATGCAGCAGCGCCAACTGCTCGGACGCCGGGTAACAGAGTGGATCAGGACTAAAAGGATCATTCTGGCACAAGCCATGAATGACACAAATTGACCAATAAGGTAGGAAATTTGCAGTAGCACGCGCATGCTTCCGCGACGGGTAGGCGTTGGAGAGCCTGGTTGCCTCTGCCATGAATGGATTTCTGTGATGTAAGAGTTTGCCAAGCGCTTCTTTCCCCGGGCTGGGCAAGCAAAATCAGCGACGCAGCCATCACGTGAAGCAGGTCACAAGGTCATCTCGCAATTTCGAAGGGGTAACAGATTGGTCTTTCTGACACATCGAAATCCTTCCGCGAGTACTCCGACCACCGTTGCTCATCCTCGTGCCTGCTCAGCGCTTTGCAGCTGGCGCCCGCTTGCGACCGGCCTGCAGCGTTGAACGTTGCAAAGCACGACGCTGGTGCTGCCGCTGCATGCCGCCTGCCCTTTCGGTCGCCCTTGAGGCTTTGCACCTCTCATCGCGACGCTGGGAAAGGAATGTGCGGAACAGGTGGCTGGCTCGACCCTTCTTGCACGCACCTGGTCGCACAGCTTCAAGACGATTGCACATTTCCGCATCTCCTGGCGCCTGCAACTGCCTGTGTCGCCATCGATATCAGGTCTCACACCTTCGATTTCGTCAACTGTCGCCATAGGGTCTCATACAACGCATCCGTCCGTCCATCGTTCTTGCATACGAAGATACCTAGCCTTTGCCAATCGAACTGCCAATTGCAGACTTGACAGCGCTGTAGTCCTTAGTTATTGAACACTGCACCTCCCCAAGCTATGTCAAGGAACATGCCGAAGCCACGACGGCACCCAAGTCTTCGTCTGCTGAGGTGGACCTCAGCGCAGAATTTTCACGATGTCTTCAAGCCATCCTGCTGAGACGCGTCTTCAGTGTTTGCATGAAAACAAGCTTAGCTTGCAGCAGCTTTGTCTTCGAAACAGCTTCTTTGGTAGTCTCTTACGTTTTCGAACCTTCCCCGCCATGCGACCCTCGTGTCTCCACACCCATCGTTGACGGTTC includes the following:
- a CDS encoding NAD(P)H dehydrogenase (quinone), which encodes MAPKIAIVYYSMYGHVKTLAEAELKGIREAGGDATLFQVPETLSDEVLQKMYAPPKPTDIATLNNPADLEGFDGVLFGIPTRYGNFPAQFKAFWDSTGKQWQQGSFWGKYAGIFISTGTQGGGQESTAIAAMSTLAHHGFIYVPLGYKTAFAQLSNLEEIHGGSPWGAGTFSGGDGSRQPSALELSVATAQGKAFYEAVAKAHP